A region of Rhodamnia argentea isolate NSW1041297 chromosome 9, ASM2092103v1, whole genome shotgun sequence DNA encodes the following proteins:
- the LOC115742866 gene encoding alkaline ceramidase: protein MADGISSFWGPVTSTKECCEQNYVYSSYVAEFYNTVSNIPCILLALIGLINALRQRFEKRFSVLHISNMVLAMGSMLYHATLQRVQQQSDETPMVWEILLYMYILYSPDWHYRSTMPTFLFLYGAIFAIGHSYFNFGVGFKIHYVALCLLCIPRTYKYYIYTADASAKRLAKLYVATLVLGSVCGLCDRFFCKQISSWPINPQGHALWHVFMGFNSYYANTFLMFCRAQQLNWSPKVVYFMGILPYVKIEKPKVQ, encoded by the exons ATGGCGGATGGAATTTCAAGTTTCTGGGGCCCAGTGACATCCACTAAAGAGTGTTGTGAGCAGAATTACGTCTATTCTTCCTATGTCGCAGAATTTTACAACACAGTATCAAACATTCCCTGCATTCTTTTGGCGCTGATTGGTCTGATAAATGCCCTAAGACAGCGATTTGAGAAGAGATTCAGTGTCCTTCATATTTCGAATATGGTACTCGCTATGGGAAGCATGCTATATCATGCTACCCTGCAACGAGT GCAACAACAAAGCGATGAAACTCCAATGGTGTGGGAAATCTTACTTTATATGTACATCCTCTATTCTCCGGACTGGCACTATCGCAGTACAATGCCCACATTCCTCTTCCTCTACGGTGCTATCTTTGCCATCGGACATTCATACTTCAATTTCGGCGTTGGCTTCAAGATTCACTATGTGGCCCTCTGTCTCCTGTGCATCCCCCGAACGTACAAGTATTATATATACACTGCTGATGCCTCTGCTAAACGACTTGCCAAGCTATATGTAGCAACCCTTGTTCTCGGTAGTGTGTGCGGGCTGTGCGATCGCTTCTTCTGCAAGCAAATATCTTCTTGGCCCATTAATCCTCAAGGCCACGCACTATGGCATGTTTTCATGGGTTTCAATTCGTACTATGCAAATACATTCCTGATGTTTTGCCGAGCTCAACAACTGAACTGGTCACCGAAGGTGGTTTATTTCATGGGGATTTTGCCCTATGTGAAGATTGAGAAGCCTAAAGTCCAATGA
- the LOC115742864 gene encoding LOW QUALITY PROTEIN: phosphatidate cytidylyltransferase 1 (The sequence of the model RefSeq protein was modified relative to this genomic sequence to represent the inferred CDS: deleted 2 bases in 1 codon), which translates to MQNSGPQTPRVRHRRRSNEVVQETSKANGTHLLVNDQNKYRSMLIRAYSSVWMIGGFVFIIYMGHLYITAMIVVIQIFMARKNSFILLRRAHEDSRLPGFRMLNWHFFFTAMLFVYGRILSQQLVNTVTMDMVLYQLVSKLVKYHMIACYSLYIAGFVWFILTLKKKMYKYQFGQYAWTHMILIVVFTQSSFTVANIFEGIFWFLLPATLIAINDIAAYFFGFFFGRTPLIKLSPKKTWEGFIGASFTTMISAFVLANIMGRFQWLTCPRKDLSTGWLQCDPGPFFRPEYYTLAKWFPEWFPWKDMAIMPVQWHALCLGLFASIIAPFGGFFASGFKRAFKIKDFGDSIPGHGGITDRMDCQMVMAVFAYIYHQSFVVGQNLMVEMILEQILMNLTLEEQQTLFMKLGQILNKKMSAQS; encoded by the exons ATGCAGAACAGCGGTCCTCAAACGCCTCGGGTTCGGCATCGTCGGCGTTCCAATGAG GTTGTTCAAGAAACTAGTAAAGCAAATGGAACCCATTTGCTTGTTAATGATCAAAATAAGTACAGGTCGATGTTGATCCGGGCTTACTCATCTGTGTGGATGATCGGGGGATTTGTGTTTATTATTTACATGGGTCACCTATACATCACTGCCATGATTGTCGTTATACAAATTTTTATGGCAAGAAAGAACTCTTTCATTCTACTGAGGAGAGCCCATGAAGACAGCCGTCTCCCAGGATTTAGGATGTTGAACTG GCACTTTTTCTTCACGGCAATGTTATTTGTATATGGACGTATTCTCAGTCAACAACTAGTCAACACTGTAACAATGGATATGGTTTTATATCAGCTTGTCAGCAAACTTGTCAAGTATCATATGATTGCCTGCTATTCCTTGTACATTGCAG GCTTTGTGTGGTTCATCCTTACTTTAAAGAAGAAGATGTACAAGTATCAATTTGGCCAATATGCTTGGACACACATGATTCTCATTGTGGTGTTTACTCAGTCATCTTTTACTGTTGCCAACATCTTTGAGGGAATATTCTG GTTTCTTCTTCCAGCAACGCTTATAGCGATCAATGATATTGCTGCTTAtttctttggcttcttttttGGAAGAACCCCATTGATCAAGTTGTCTCCAAAGAAAACTTGGGAGGGATTTATAGGAGCATCTTTTACTACTATGATCTCTGCATTTGTG CTTGCGAATATTATGGGCCGTTTCCAGTGGCTAACATGTCCAAGGAAG GATTTATCTACTGGTTGGCTTCAGTGTGATCCTGGTCCATTTTTCAGGCCAGAGTATTACACTCTA GCTAAATGGTTCCCTGAATGG TTTCCTTGGAAAGATATGGCAATAATGCCAGTTCAATGGCATGCTCTCTGTCTTGGTCTATTCGCATCGATCATAGCACCCTTTGGAGGATTCTTTGCAAGTGGGTTTAAACGTGCTTTTAAGATCAAG GATTTTGGTGACAGTATTCCAGGACATGGTGGTATAACAGATAGAATGGATTGTCAG ATGGTGATGGCTGTGTTTGCATATATCTACCATCAGTCATTTGTAGTGGGTCAGAACTTGATGGTTGAGATGATCTTGGAGCAG ATTCTAATGAACCTTACTCTCGAAGAGCAACAAACCCTGTTCATGAAGCTTGGGCAAATCCTCAACAAGAAGATGAGCGCACAATCATAA
- the LOC115742895 gene encoding uncharacterized protein LOC115742895 translates to MCLCAHGSRSVFKSKSSFRGYISSQFPNADVEELFASFIWNVPSTKQRQSEDLHPDIFAQVPPVESASKRMKEAPCTSKMTKKVRPAMSQAFPRRRMRHSYKTPAQANTGNEFVIDSCSLTDDASSNGSGYSEYGSETQIDLEESASDQSLGSRFYASKDFEAQDVDDCLKSMEHILSQPNVEAQVWTPFTYVGPDMAEEMATHRKKLSSILALDFSCLLSSECLEEISYSVEKLMADPILTVDQLLKLKSVEEIPKAREVFLRTKAIVEQATKFFEDLRAKKDKVSSLKREYSELKKEAGALQFQIESKSPTVREIDEQIAQLQARKAELACDIKSKNKAKDQVVAEQKIMANSTSAVMRDIQTAVAEIPLWEMKKKHAEKRMAEILARYAPLKGFSFEKSG, encoded by the exons ATGTGTCTCTGTGCCCATGGCAGTAGATCTGTATTTAAGAGCAAGTCTTCGTTCAGAGGCTACATCTCTTCGCAGTTTCCGAATGCAGATGTTGAGGAGTTATTTGCTTCTTTTATCTGGAATGTTCCCTCTACGAAACAGCGCCAGAGCGAAG ATTTGCATCCAGATATCTTTGCACAGGTACCACCAGTTGAAAGTGCATCTAAGAGGATGAAAGAAGCCCCCTGTACTTCCAAGATGACGAAAAAAGTGAGACCAGCTATGTCGCAAGCCTTCCCTAGGCGCAGAATGCGACACAGTTACAAAACACCAGCTCAAGCCAACACTGGAAATGAGTTTGTAATTGACTCGTGTTCGCTAACGGATGATGCTTCAAGTAACGGAAGTGGATATTCAGAATATGGCTCTGAAACGCAAATTGACCTTGAGGAGTCTGCTTCTGACCAAAGTCTTGGGTCCAGATTCTATGCATCCAAGGATTTTGAGGCACAAGATGTTGATGACTGTTTAAAGTCCATGGAACATATTCTTTCTCAGCCAAATGTTGAAGCTCAGGTGTGGACTCCTTTCACTTACGTAGGTCCTGATATGGCAGAGGAAATGGCTACTCACCGCAAGAAGCTTTCTTCCATTCTAGCCCTGGATTTCTCATGCTTGCTATCCTCAGAGTGCCTGGAAGAGATTAGTTATTCAGTTGAGAAGCTCATGGCCGATCCCATCTTGACAGTCGATCAATTGCTGAAGTTGAAGTCGGTTGAAGAAATCCCCAAAGCACGCGAGGTTTTCCTGCGAACTAAGGCGATTGTGGAGCAGGctaccaaattttttgaagatcTTCGGGCCAAGAAGGACAAGGTTTCTTCTCTTAAGAGGGAGTACAGTGAGCTGAAGAAGGAAGCAGGAGCACTGCAGTTTCAGATAGAATCCAAGTCACCTACTGTGCGAGAAATAGATGAACAAATTGCACAGCTTCAAGCTAGGAAAGCTGAACTTGCTTGTGACATCAAGTCAAAGAATAAGGCAAAAGATCAGGTGGTTGCTGAGCAGAAGATCATGGCGAACTCTACATCAGCTGTCATGCGAGACATCCAGACTGCTGTTGCTGAAATCCCATTAtgggaaatgaagaagaaacacGCCGAAAAGCGAATGGCTGAGATTCTCGCCAGGTATGCGCCTCTCAAAGGTTTCTCCTTTGAGAAGTCCGGCTGA